A section of the Rubritalea squalenifaciens DSM 18772 genome encodes:
- the dxs gene encoding 1-deoxy-D-xylulose-5-phosphate synthase — protein MTMKSDSSNDVPALPRLLSTIKQPEDLKKLNRTDLPLLAQEIRDVLISRLSVTGGHLGPNLGVVELSIALHYVFDSPEDKFTFDVSHQGYVHKMLTGRAEEIHTIRTYKGLNGFLLRTESEHDCYGAGHAGTAVSAALGMASARDLVGGKNNVVAVAGDAAFTCGTTLEALNNIAETSKKFIVVLNDNEWSIDRNVGAMAKYFNNLQTSSTYSAVRKKTADIVEKIAGYGARQFAHKIERGAKNLLMPNVLFEKFGVRYFGPVDGHDINMLIDTFSYLKEQEEPVVLHIITEKGRGYKPALDNPGKFHGLGAYKIEDGTTAAASTPTYSEIFGRHLTDFAKKDEKITAITAAMPGGTKLDIFKKEVNERYFDVGIAEEHAALFACGHACEGLRPFLTIYSTFMQRAYDMIIHDIALQNLPVRLCMDRAGLSGDDGPTHHGLFDIGYLRHVPGIIHMQPKDEDEFVDMLWTMANYDDGPTAIRYPRGAGVGATPKSEPQILEIGKAELLQEGTDVCLIGLGEMFDMAVQTKDKLEALGYSVTLINPRWIKPLDAAMITKFASQSKVVCTFEDHVLMNGFGASIIELLHDHDIPTHVERIGWPDEFVEHGKVPVLREIHGLTVEDALKKIQRHLQ, from the coding sequence ATGACGATGAAATCCGACTCTTCTAACGACGTTCCCGCTCTACCGCGACTCCTTTCCACAATCAAGCAACCTGAAGACCTTAAGAAGCTTAACCGCACAGATCTTCCCCTACTTGCTCAGGAAATACGCGATGTATTGATTTCCCGCCTCTCCGTCACAGGCGGCCACCTAGGACCGAACCTTGGTGTTGTTGAGCTCTCGATCGCTCTGCACTACGTCTTCGATTCCCCAGAAGACAAATTCACCTTCGATGTATCCCACCAGGGCTATGTCCACAAGATGTTGACTGGCAGAGCCGAAGAGATCCACACCATCCGTACATATAAAGGTCTCAACGGCTTCTTACTCCGTACCGAGTCCGAGCATGACTGCTACGGTGCTGGACACGCTGGCACGGCAGTATCAGCCGCACTGGGCATGGCTTCAGCCAGAGATCTCGTAGGAGGTAAAAACAACGTTGTCGCCGTTGCTGGCGACGCTGCCTTCACTTGCGGAACCACCTTGGAGGCATTGAACAACATTGCCGAGACCTCCAAAAAATTCATTGTTGTCCTCAATGATAACGAATGGTCGATCGACCGGAACGTTGGGGCGATGGCCAAGTATTTCAACAACCTGCAAACCAGCTCCACCTATTCTGCCGTTCGCAAGAAAACGGCTGACATCGTCGAGAAAATCGCAGGGTACGGTGCGCGCCAATTCGCTCACAAAATCGAGCGCGGTGCCAAGAACCTCCTCATGCCAAATGTCTTGTTCGAGAAATTTGGAGTGCGCTATTTCGGCCCGGTTGACGGTCACGACATCAACATGCTGATCGACACCTTCTCCTACCTCAAGGAACAGGAGGAGCCTGTCGTTCTACACATCATTACGGAGAAAGGCCGCGGCTACAAACCAGCACTCGACAATCCTGGGAAATTTCATGGCCTGGGTGCCTACAAGATCGAAGACGGCACCACGGCTGCTGCAAGCACGCCGACCTATTCTGAAATCTTTGGCAGACACTTGACCGATTTCGCCAAGAAAGACGAAAAAATCACGGCAATCACCGCCGCGATGCCAGGTGGCACCAAACTGGACATTTTCAAGAAAGAGGTCAACGAGCGCTACTTTGACGTAGGTATTGCCGAAGAGCATGCGGCCCTATTCGCCTGTGGTCACGCTTGTGAGGGACTGCGCCCTTTCTTGACCATCTATTCCACCTTCATGCAGCGCGCCTATGACATGATCATCCATGACATCGCCCTGCAGAACCTTCCTGTGCGCCTCTGTATGGACCGCGCCGGTCTTTCCGGTGATGACGGCCCTACCCACCACGGTCTGTTCGATATCGGCTATCTACGCCACGTCCCTGGCATCATTCACATGCAGCCTAAGGATGAAGATGAATTCGTCGACATGCTCTGGACAATGGCCAACTACGATGACGGCCCAACAGCGATTCGCTATCCTCGTGGAGCTGGAGTCGGTGCCACACCGAAGAGTGAGCCACAGATTCTGGAAATTGGTAAGGCTGAACTCCTGCAGGAAGGTACGGATGTCTGCCTCATCGGTCTTGGCGAAATGTTCGACATGGCGGTACAGACCAAGGACAAACTTGAAGCTCTCGGCTACTCAGTCACCTTAATCAACCCACGATGGATCAAGCCACTGGATGCTGCCATGATCACCAAGTTCGCTAGCCAATCCAAGGTAGTTTGCACCTTTGAAGATCATGTACTGATGAATGGTTTTGGAGCCTCCATCATCGAACTCCTGCACGACCATGATATCCCCACACATGTGGAGCGCATTGGCTGGCCAGATGAATTTGTAGAACACGGTAAAGTTCCGGTTCTCAGAGAAATTCACGGTCTAACCGTAGAGGATGCTCTAAAGAAAATCCAGAGACATCTCCAGTAA
- the xseB gene encoding exodeoxyribonuclease VII small subunit translates to MPKKDQSNEPQSFEKSLQELEDIVNRMESDQLPLEELIAQYERGASLLAQCESTLESAKKRLETIAKGEKPAAAKSPSTPSSSDDDEIRLF, encoded by the coding sequence ATGCCCAAAAAAGATCAATCAAACGAACCTCAGAGCTTCGAGAAATCGCTCCAAGAGCTCGAGGACATCGTCAATCGTATGGAAAGCGATCAACTCCCTCTTGAAGAGTTGATCGCTCAATACGAGCGTGGCGCCTCTCTACTCGCACAATGCGAGAGTACTTTAGAATCAGCAAAAAAACGTCTTGAAACTATTGCCAAAGGAGAGAAACCAGCAGCAGCAAAATCACCTAGTACACCATCATCATCCGATGACGATGAAATCCGACTCTTCTAA
- a CDS encoding ArnT family glycosyltransferase has protein sequence MSISNQFDGAKLARRGIFFALLIGITLLYTTFSFRGLSHKDGIDQAQIGREVARGNGLSTKMVRPISIQQLESSDKKVNLNHMFDTYHAPLNVLVYAGVIKMVGGDDAGNYRMLANDTVYKLDRVIAVTCSLFFIISIGINYLLISRIFDKKIGSVVAILMMVSEYMWQITQSGLPQMLMLMLFSSALYMAWRAIEIQESKGRAFLPVIISGFFFALLALTHWITLWMFVGYVIFACIYFRPRGVVAVTLIGIMLLFIVAPLIYYTTHSDNPLGTAFYALHAGGSRDHFMRSLEIPPLNIKGLNLRILGSFVTQISYINFFLGGLVIAPAFFLALFHPFKRSSISKFRWGILLMWVFAAFGMSLYGAGDEAVDPNQVHMLFMPLMAAYAVAFLCIIWARVPLSQQGGLVGNLHIAVVVLITAGPLISTLFLLSRTHDNTNSPIGVNPVSLNRNLADVTDENTLIVSDQPWAIAWYADRQSIWMPLNSEQLEMLETIAEEQQTPVSGLHFTMASYQDGDILDSFRVNQDLSPIAYSPWMAYMSQSKSRDLFASNPTVSKLISPINGTYKHTIILENLFRPSIYYSRNAVTPNMEE, from the coding sequence CATTTAGAGGTCTGTCTCACAAAGATGGTATCGATCAGGCTCAGATTGGCCGTGAAGTCGCTCGTGGTAACGGACTCAGCACCAAGATGGTGCGCCCTATTTCTATTCAACAGCTGGAGTCCTCTGATAAGAAAGTGAACTTGAACCACATGTTCGACACTTATCACGCACCGCTCAATGTACTCGTTTATGCAGGCGTCATCAAGATGGTTGGCGGTGATGATGCAGGCAATTACCGGATGCTTGCCAATGATACTGTGTATAAACTGGACCGTGTGATCGCAGTAACCTGCAGTCTCTTCTTCATTATCTCCATAGGAATAAACTACCTGTTGATCAGCAGGATATTCGACAAGAAAATTGGCTCGGTAGTCGCTATTCTCATGATGGTCAGTGAGTACATGTGGCAGATCACTCAGTCTGGTCTGCCCCAGATGCTGATGCTGATGCTTTTCTCTTCAGCACTCTACATGGCCTGGAGAGCAATCGAGATTCAGGAGTCCAAGGGCAGGGCTTTCTTGCCAGTCATCATTTCTGGCTTTTTCTTTGCCCTGCTTGCACTGACTCACTGGATCACCCTGTGGATGTTCGTAGGCTATGTTATATTTGCCTGCATCTACTTCCGTCCTCGAGGAGTCGTGGCGGTGACATTGATTGGTATTATGCTGCTATTCATCGTTGCCCCCCTCATCTATTACACGACACACAGTGACAACCCTCTGGGGACAGCTTTTTATGCACTCCATGCTGGTGGATCAAGAGACCACTTCATGCGTAGCCTGGAGATTCCTCCATTAAATATCAAGGGCTTGAATCTTCGTATTCTAGGTAGCTTTGTAACTCAGATAAGCTACATCAACTTCTTCTTAGGAGGGCTCGTCATAGCTCCTGCATTCTTCTTGGCGCTGTTCCATCCATTCAAGAGAAGCAGCATCTCAAAATTCCGTTGGGGAATTCTCCTGATGTGGGTATTTGCCGCCTTTGGCATGTCTCTCTATGGCGCCGGAGATGAAGCAGTGGATCCCAACCAAGTACACATGCTCTTCATGCCACTCATGGCAGCCTATGCAGTAGCATTCCTCTGTATCATCTGGGCTCGTGTACCATTGAGTCAGCAGGGAGGCCTAGTGGGCAACTTACACATTGCCGTAGTCGTCCTCATCACAGCTGGACCACTAATTTCCACCTTATTCTTGCTCTCGAGAACTCATGATAACACTAATTCCCCCATTGGTGTGAACCCTGTCAGCCTGAACCGTAATTTGGCTGATGTTACCGATGAAAATACTCTCATCGTATCCGATCAGCCGTGGGCTATCGCATGGTACGCAGACAGACAAAGCATCTGGATGCCCTTGAACAGCGAGCAGCTGGAAATGCTCGAAACGATCGCCGAAGAGCAGCAAACTCCAGTTTCAGGACTTCATTTCACCATGGCTTCGTATCAGGATGGAGATATCCTTGACAGTTTCCGTGTTAACCAAGATTTGTCCCCTATCGCCTACTCACCATGGATGGCCTACATGTCTCAGTCAAAATCGCGTGACTTGTTCGCCAGCAACCCTACTGTAAGCAAACTCATATCGCCAATCAACGGCACCTACAAACACACCATTATTCTCGAAAACTTATTCCGTCCATCAATCTACTATTCGCGTAACGCGGTCACACCCAATATGGAGGAATAA